The Methanosarcina barkeri str. Wiesmoor DNA segment TTGTAATTCATTACATGGGAAACTGTATTCTGTTTCTGGTATTGATTCTGTAAACTTACTTGTATTGTTAACATTAATATGTTTATAGATACAGACACCACAACCCAAAATACGAAAACCAAAATAAGGGAGTTGGAGAACAGAGTATCTCTCCTACCTGAAGGGATCAGGAACGTTAAGCCGGAGAAGACCGGAAGTCGAAAGACATCTCAAGTATAATCTCATGCTCATATTCTATTTCACCTTCGGAACGAGGGGCTAGAGCCTTACAACTCGTCAACATTGGTTGGGAGGATATGACTCAGGAAGCCCCTGAGTCTTTAGCTTAGGGGTAGTTCACGAGAGTTCTGCTTGAATGCAGACTGGAGCGATATAATTCACCACCTGAAGAGCAATGCTCTCAAGAAAGTTTCGGATATCCCAGGGAATCTTATCAAGGGTATGGGAGGCGAAGTTTAAGCTGCCCACAATATCTCCTCTATAGTTGAGAGGAATTATGGCAATAGATTTTATTCCTTCCCTCTTTACTGCGTCAACCGTTGTATCAGAGTAAAATTCCAGTGAGTATATGGGCTTTCCAATAAAAATTTGCCTTGCCTCCAGAGAATCTGCCTTATATCTGGAAATTTTTTCTCTAAACTCGGGGGAAATTCCCCTATATGCAACCAGGTTTAGCTGGTCCAGGAGTTCGTCCTTGATGTGTATAACCCCTACATCGAGTCCATTTATTTGAAGGCAGGAATCAAGAACTCGGGAGAGTATTGTCTGGAGATTCCAGGTAGTACTCAGTTCCTTTCCTAGTTCTCGCTGGATCTCAAGCATTTTCTGGGCTTCTTTTCTTTCGGTAATATCAACTACAAGACCCTGAAAATGAGTTGCTTTTCCTTCTTCATCTCTCTGGATAAAGGTCTTCTCTTCTACCCAGAGCATTTTTCCATCCCCTGTAAAAATTCTATATTCAACGTCGAAGTAATCCTGTTTCTCTGCAATGTTGCGTTTGAGGGTTTCAATAACAGAGCCTATATCATCTTTGTGAATAATGCTTTCGTAAGGTACTTTTCCTGAAGTAAAATCTTCTACCCTATACCCGAACTTAGTTACGTTTTCTGAAACGTACACTGTTGGCAGGTTTTCTTTGTTTTCCCACAAAAAAGCCACTGCCTGGCTGTTATTGATTATAGTTCTTAAGAGTTTCTGAGTCTCTAAAGACTTTCTGAGAGCTTCTTCGTTCTCTTTTCTCTCAGTTACGTCCAGCACAAGCCCTTGAAAGTGAGTCACTTCTCCTTCAGGACTTCGCTGGATAAATGTCCTTTCATTCACCCAGTGGAGATCGCCGACTTTTGTAAA contains these protein-coding regions:
- a CDS encoding PAS domain-containing protein; the encoded protein is MHSLVGLPTTIRSLNRKGLRLEKGQILDREYTGPVLEEVLRTGETIRGVPKEGTYLGRNVVVSPIFSEDGKVIAAIGIVDLLSVLEMQEIIRTVVNNSPAVVFLWKNEEKWPSEFVSENVVQFGYTVEDFISGRVLYGDIIHPDDLKRVEDSLKERIQKGEVDFNIEYRIFTKVGDLHWVNERTFIQRSPEGEVTHFQGLVLDVTERKENEEALRKSLETQKLLRTIINNSQAVAFLWENKENLPTVYVSENVTKFGYRVEDFTSGKVPYESIIHKDDIGSVIETLKRNIAEKQDYFDVEYRIFTGDGKMLWVEEKTFIQRDEEGKATHFQGLVVDITERKEAQKMLEIQRELGKELSTTWNLQTILSRVLDSCLQINGLDVGVIHIKDELLDQLNLVAYRGISPEFREKISRYKADSLEARQIFIGKPIYSLEFYSDTTVDAVKREGIKSIAIIPLNYRGDIVGSLNFASHTLDKIPWDIRNFLESIALQVVNYIAPVCIQAELS